Proteins from a single region of Sinorhizobium alkalisoli:
- the pyk gene encoding pyruvate kinase yields MRRNRKVKILATLGPASAEEQTIQKLHEAGADLFRINMSHASHEVMRTLITRIRAVEVRCGRPIGILADLQGPKLRVGKFAEGKVDLSIGQTFTLDNKDVPGDNTRVHLPHPEILQAVKPGDRLLIDDGKLHLRAERTDGNSIVTTVVSGTKISDRKGVSLPDTLLGVGALTDKDRSDLDAVLATGQVDWVALSFIQRPEDLAEVRKIARGRVGLMSKIEKPQAIERIDEIIELSDALMVARGDLGVEMPLESVPGLQKQLTRACRRAGKPVVVATQMLESMISAPVPTRAEVSDVATAVFEGADAVMLSAESASGEYPIEAVRTMASIASNVERDPHYSGIIYAQRTPPEATGADAISLAAHQIAETLNLSAIVCYTSSGATGLRAARERPQVPVIALSPIVETARRLSVVWGLHCVVTEDAKDLDDMVNRACRIAVTEGFATPGDRIIISAGVPLGTPGATNMLRIAYINADGLTGV; encoded by the coding sequence ATGAGACGGAACAGAAAAGTCAAAATTCTCGCCACGCTCGGACCGGCATCGGCCGAGGAGCAGACAATTCAGAAACTGCACGAGGCGGGGGCTGACCTGTTCCGCATCAACATGAGCCATGCCAGCCACGAAGTCATGCGTACGTTGATCACGCGGATTCGCGCCGTCGAAGTGCGTTGCGGCCGTCCGATCGGAATTCTTGCCGACCTGCAGGGCCCAAAGCTGCGCGTCGGCAAGTTCGCCGAAGGCAAGGTCGATCTCTCGATCGGCCAGACCTTCACGCTCGACAACAAGGACGTCCCCGGCGACAACACGCGCGTCCACCTCCCGCATCCGGAGATCCTCCAGGCGGTGAAGCCTGGCGATCGCCTGCTGATCGACGACGGCAAACTGCACCTGCGCGCCGAAAGAACCGACGGCAACAGCATCGTGACCACCGTCGTTTCCGGCACGAAGATCTCGGACCGCAAGGGCGTCAGCCTGCCCGATACGCTGCTCGGCGTCGGCGCGCTGACGGATAAGGACCGATCCGATCTCGACGCTGTACTGGCAACGGGACAGGTCGACTGGGTAGCGCTCTCCTTCATCCAGCGTCCGGAGGATCTGGCCGAGGTGCGCAAGATCGCACGTGGCCGCGTCGGGCTGATGTCGAAAATAGAGAAGCCGCAGGCGATCGAGCGCATCGACGAGATCATCGAATTGTCGGATGCGCTGATGGTGGCGCGTGGTGATCTCGGTGTCGAAATGCCGCTCGAATCCGTTCCCGGACTTCAGAAGCAGTTGACGCGCGCCTGCCGTCGCGCCGGCAAGCCGGTGGTCGTCGCCACCCAGATGCTGGAATCGATGATCTCGGCGCCAGTGCCGACGCGCGCGGAAGTGTCGGACGTGGCGACCGCGGTGTTCGAAGGGGCCGACGCGGTGATGCTCTCGGCCGAATCCGCCTCCGGCGAATATCCGATCGAAGCGGTTAGGACCATGGCTTCGATCGCGAGCAACGTCGAGCGCGACCCGCACTATTCGGGCATCATCTACGCCCAGCGAACGCCGCCGGAGGCAACCGGCGCCGACGCTATTTCGCTTGCCGCCCACCAGATCGCCGAAACGCTCAATCTTTCCGCGATCGTCTGTTACACCTCCTCCGGCGCCACGGGCTTGCGTGCCGCGCGCGAGCGCCCGCAAGTTCCGGTCATCGCCCTTTCGCCGATCGTCGAAACGGCCCGGCGTCTCTCGGTGGTATGGGGGCTCCATTGCGTCGTCACCGAAGATGCCAAGGATCTCGACGACATGGTCAACCGTGCCTGCCGCATCGCCGTTACCGAGGGCTTCGCCACGCCGGGTGACCGCATCATCATCTCCGCCGGTGTGCCGCTCGGAACGCCGGGCGCCACCAACATGCTGCGTATTGCGTATATCAACGCGGACGGTTTGACCGGCGTTTGA
- a CDS encoding DUF1036 domain-containing protein — MSLGAVLLFSVAISGSFLFAGEARADFRVCNGTQTLVGVAIGYRAKEGWVTEGWWQVPATTCATLIEGELESRYYYLYAEDAAKGGRWTGDVNMCVAENEFKIVGVEDCYARGFQRMGFKEYDTGRQGSWMVQLSDTPGTQESQN; from the coding sequence ATGTCGTTGGGAGCCGTCCTCCTGTTTTCCGTGGCGATTTCCGGTTCGTTCCTGTTTGCTGGCGAGGCGCGGGCCGACTTTCGCGTCTGCAACGGCACTCAGACCCTGGTCGGAGTGGCGATCGGCTATCGCGCGAAGGAAGGCTGGGTAACGGAGGGTTGGTGGCAGGTGCCGGCAACGACCTGCGCCACCCTGATCGAGGGCGAACTAGAGTCGCGCTACTACTATCTCTACGCGGAAGACGCGGCCAAGGGCGGCCGCTGGACGGGCGACGTCAACATGTGCGTCGCGGAAAACGAGTTCAAGATCGTCGGCGTTGAGGACTGCTATGCACGCGGCTTCCAGCGCATGGGATTCAAGGAATACGACACAGGGCGGCAGGGAAGCTGGATGGTTCAGCTTTCCGATACGCCCGGTACGCAGGAAAGCCAGAATTGA
- a CDS encoding N-formylglutamate amidohydrolase: protein MRHYSPYEIIKGNPAQGLVLLADHAMNRLPPEYDRLGLPESAFARHIAYDIGIESLTRQLSAALDSPAVLGCFSRLLIDPNRGEDDPTLIMRISDGAIVPGNHPISTDEWQRRLDRFHRPYHQAVSQTIAEVAAAGARAPLVISLHSFTPAWKGVARPWHAAVLWDNDPRAVFPLIERLEAAGDILVGNNEPYDGALRGDTMYRHCMAAGIPHALIEIRQDLIADDTGVAAWAERLAPILAALNAMPALHAYQRHPSRTGAYRDGDEEEKLL from the coding sequence ATGCGGCACTACTCTCCCTACGAGATCATCAAGGGCAATCCGGCGCAAGGACTTGTGCTTCTGGCGGACCATGCGATGAACCGACTGCCGCCGGAATACGACCGGCTCGGTCTGCCTGAAAGCGCATTCGCGCGCCACATCGCCTATGATATCGGCATCGAGTCGCTGACACGGCAACTGTCGGCCGCGCTCGATTCACCAGCCGTTCTCGGCTGCTTTTCGCGACTCCTGATCGACCCCAATCGCGGTGAGGACGACCCGACACTGATCATGAGAATATCCGACGGCGCCATCGTCCCGGGCAACCATCCGATCTCCACGGATGAGTGGCAGAGGCGGCTGGACCGCTTTCACCGCCCCTATCACCAGGCGGTATCGCAGACGATCGCCGAAGTCGCGGCGGCCGGCGCCCGGGCCCCGCTGGTCATTTCGCTGCACTCCTTCACACCCGCCTGGAAGGGCGTGGCGCGGCCGTGGCATGCGGCCGTGCTCTGGGACAATGACCCCCGCGCCGTCTTTCCGCTGATCGAGCGTCTCGAGGCTGCGGGCGATATCCTCGTCGGGAACAACGAGCCCTATGACGGCGCGCTCAGGGGCGATACGATGTACCGGCACTGCATGGCGGCAGGCATCCCCCATGCGTTGATCGAGATACGGCAGGATCTGATTGCCGATGACACGGGCGTTGCCGCCTGGGCCGAACGCCTGGCGCCCATTCTCGCGGCGCTCAACGCCATGCCGGCGCTCCACGCCTATCAGCGCCACCCTTCGCGCACGGGCGCCTATCGCGACGGGGATGAAGAGGAGAAACTACTATGA
- a CDS encoding DUF1244 domain-containing protein, producing MTQLSEEQRLAFEAAAFRRLVEHLRRRSDVQNIDLMNLAGFCRNCLSNWYREAAETSGIAMSKEESREIIYGMPYEEWRSRHQTDASAEQKTAFERNRPKE from the coding sequence ATGACCCAGCTCAGCGAGGAACAGCGCCTGGCGTTCGAAGCCGCCGCTTTCCGCCGGCTGGTCGAGCATTTGCGCAGGCGCAGCGACGTCCAGAACATCGACCTGATGAATCTCGCCGGCTTCTGCCGCAATTGCCTTTCGAACTGGTATCGAGAGGCGGCCGAGACTTCCGGGATCGCGATGAGCAAGGAAGAATCGCGCGAGATCATCTACGGCATGCCGTATGAGGAGTGGCGGTCGCGCCACCAGACGGATGCATCGGCCGAGCAGAAGACTGCCTTCGAGCGCAACCGGCCGAAGGAATAG
- a CDS encoding DUF2312 domain-containing protein, giving the protein MSDAQGFARDQLRAFIERIERLEEEKKTIADDIKDVYGEAKSMGFDTKILRKVISIRKQDQDERLEQEAILDTYLQALGMMPVAEDAA; this is encoded by the coding sequence ATGTCGGATGCTCAAGGCTTCGCACGCGATCAGCTTCGCGCTTTCATCGAACGGATCGAACGGCTGGAAGAGGAGAAGAAGACCATCGCGGATGACATCAAGGATGTCTATGGCGAAGCAAAGTCGATGGGCTTCGACACGAAGATCCTGCGTAAGGTGATCTCGATCCGCAAGCAGGACCAGGACGAGCGCCTGGAGCAGGAAGCGATCCTCGACACCTACCTGCAGGCACTGGGCATGATGCCCGTGGCCGAGGACGCGGCGTAA
- a CDS encoding DUF882 domain-containing protein codes for MPNLFGLEEPAGSLARRLCSAVARKAPQFLASIALACSLVTPGMAPPVEAAGQTRTLRLYFIHTGEKAQITFKRNGRYDSRGLEQVNRFLRDWRRNEPTRMDPRLLDLVWEVYQRSGSRDYIHVVSAYRSPATNSMLRSRSKGVAKKSQHMLGKAMDFYLPDVKLKTLREIGMKFQVGGVGYYPTSGSPFVHMDVGGVRAWPRMTRNELVRLFPDGKTMHIPADGRPLPGYEQAVADYKRRVGASAIEVAGGGAKGAGDAGKRRNLLAMLFGGGDEDEEPMAIAAGGETAAPASVRSAAGQDALPGVATSADAQQNFSAPVPSVRPALKEAPAESGVTVALVAPEKNSSQEALAAVMPQTSPAPGSEFTDLSTLAVPVPQMLDRANAAADGETLLASADGGVAELGFVPVPDTRPAGQAALAAVAEVEVEIPTAADRPAFASIAEPLNAPTETGTQVALAAPNAAAEQIDTPPLRVAAYAPQLETNGRAAIFDSAFDTQSDAPSKGARPKKQDAAAASRSSVRTEPKLTQKIISEWALSTSRFATLSKPVKAPRFVSSSLRAAPTTIYAAGFSSDAGTVDTARFTGNAVNFMEVKRFSTN; via the coding sequence ATGCCAAATTTGTTCGGTTTGGAGGAACCAGCCGGTTCCCTAGCGCGCAGACTCTGCTCGGCGGTGGCCCGTAAGGCACCGCAGTTCCTTGCTTCCATCGCCTTGGCTTGCTCTCTCGTGACCCCCGGCATGGCGCCGCCCGTCGAGGCTGCCGGCCAGACTCGCACGTTGAGGCTGTACTTCATTCACACCGGGGAAAAGGCGCAGATTACCTTCAAGCGCAATGGCCGCTACGATTCGAGGGGCCTGGAGCAGGTCAACCGTTTCTTGCGTGACTGGCGGCGAAACGAGCCGACTAGGATGGACCCGCGCCTCCTCGACCTCGTCTGGGAAGTCTACCAGAGGAGCGGTTCGCGCGATTATATCCATGTCGTCTCCGCCTATCGCTCGCCGGCAACGAACTCCATGCTCCGGTCGCGCTCGAAGGGCGTTGCCAAGAAGAGCCAGCACATGCTCGGCAAGGCGATGGACTTCTATCTGCCGGACGTCAAGCTGAAGACTCTCCGTGAAATCGGCATGAAATTCCAGGTCGGCGGCGTCGGCTATTACCCGACCTCGGGCTCGCCTTTCGTGCATATGGATGTCGGCGGGGTGCGCGCCTGGCCGCGCATGACGCGCAACGAACTGGTGCGGCTCTTCCCGGACGGCAAGACCATGCACATTCCTGCCGACGGCAGGCCGCTTCCCGGCTATGAGCAGGCGGTTGCCGATTACAAGCGTCGCGTTGGAGCCTCGGCGATCGAAGTGGCCGGTGGCGGTGCCAAGGGCGCGGGCGACGCGGGCAAGCGTCGCAATCTGCTTGCCATGCTGTTTGGCGGCGGGGACGAGGATGAAGAGCCGATGGCGATTGCCGCCGGTGGCGAAACGGCGGCTCCGGCCTCGGTGCGGAGTGCGGCAGGTCAGGACGCTTTGCCGGGTGTCGCGACCTCCGCCGATGCACAGCAGAATTTCAGTGCGCCTGTTCCGAGTGTACGTCCGGCCCTCAAGGAGGCGCCCGCGGAAAGCGGCGTGACCGTCGCGCTCGTCGCGCCGGAGAAGAACAGCTCCCAGGAGGCGCTGGCGGCGGTGATGCCGCAGACTTCGCCGGCACCGGGTTCGGAATTCACCGATCTGAGTACGCTTGCGGTGCCTGTGCCGCAGATGCTCGACCGGGCCAACGCGGCTGCCGACGGCGAAACGCTCCTGGCTTCCGCCGATGGCGGGGTTGCGGAACTGGGCTTCGTGCCGGTGCCGGACACCCGTCCGGCAGGCCAGGCTGCGCTTGCCGCCGTTGCGGAGGTCGAGGTTGAAATCCCGACTGCCGCTGATCGTCCGGCTTTCGCGTCGATAGCCGAGCCGCTGAACGCGCCGACAGAGACCGGCACGCAGGTGGCGCTGGCCGCGCCGAACGCTGCCGCCGAGCAGATCGACACTCCGCCGCTGCGGGTGGCGGCCTATGCGCCGCAATTGGAAACGAACGGCAGGGCCGCGATTTTCGACAGTGCCTTCGATACGCAGTCGGATGCGCCGTCGAAGGGCGCGCGGCCAAAGAAGCAGGACGCGGCAGCCGCGTCGCGATCCTCGGTGCGCACCGAGCCGAAGCTGACGCAGAAGATCATTTCCGAGTGGGCCCTGTCGACGAGCCGTTTCGCCACGCTGTCGAAACCGGTCAAGGCTCCACGATTCGTCAGCAGCTCGCTCAGAGCCGCGCCCACCACCATCTATGCGGCCGGCTTCTCCAGCGATGCTGGCACCGTCGACACGGCCCGCTTCACCGGCAATGCCGTGAATTTCATGGAAGTGAAGAGATTCAGTACCAATTGA
- a CDS encoding sigma-54-dependent transcriptional regulator → MTSHILVIDDDPVQRRLLTNMIERLGHVAHVADNGRRGLELLDRKGGIVNVILLDLLMPEMNGHGFLEALAERGVDTPVVVQTGQGGIETVVQAMQAGAFDFLVKPVSPERLSIAIGNALKMASRDGKVKTARRPRGGAVGFDDIVSASPAMIRVLDLARRAAQSNIPIVLEGESGVGKEMVARAIQAASARANKPFITVNCGAIPHNLVESILFGHEKGAFTGATEKHAGKFAEADGGTLFLDEIGDLPLEVQVKLLRAVQQGEIETVGARQPQKVDVRLISATNKDLINEVREGRFREDLYYRLNVFPITIPALRRRKEDIPVLVRAFVERFAAEQRLNQRLTASSGAMALLTAYDWPGNIRQLENAIFRAVVLAEGNELTVKDFPQIATQIPGYVVADRGGLSWGEAGPERRPKGDALADFRAEIATSQKAERTLEGRFENAIASVDEGGDVRKLAEVEEELIRFALKFYRGQMSQVARKLGIGRSTLYRKLKDYGIDPDNPLREAA, encoded by the coding sequence GTGACATCCCATATTCTTGTTATCGATGACGATCCGGTGCAGCGCCGATTGCTGACGAACATGATCGAACGACTGGGTCATGTTGCCCATGTGGCCGATAACGGGCGTCGCGGGCTCGAACTGCTGGACCGCAAGGGCGGCATCGTCAATGTCATCCTGCTCGATCTGCTGATGCCGGAGATGAACGGCCACGGCTTCCTCGAGGCGCTTGCCGAACGCGGTGTCGATACGCCGGTCGTCGTGCAGACGGGTCAGGGCGGCATCGAGACGGTGGTCCAGGCGATGCAGGCCGGCGCCTTCGATTTCCTCGTCAAGCCGGTATCGCCGGAGCGCCTGTCGATCGCCATCGGCAACGCGTTGAAGATGGCGAGCCGCGACGGCAAGGTCAAAACCGCGCGGCGCCCGCGCGGGGGCGCCGTCGGCTTCGACGACATCGTCTCGGCGAGCCCGGCGATGATCCGCGTTCTCGACCTTGCCCGCCGTGCCGCGCAGTCGAATATTCCGATCGTGCTCGAAGGCGAATCGGGCGTCGGCAAGGAAATGGTGGCGCGGGCGATCCAGGCGGCGAGCGCTCGCGCGAACAAGCCCTTCATCACGGTCAATTGCGGCGCCATCCCGCACAACCTCGTCGAGAGCATTCTCTTCGGCCACGAAAAGGGCGCGTTCACCGGCGCCACCGAAAAGCATGCGGGCAAATTCGCCGAGGCGGACGGCGGCACGCTGTTCCTCGACGAGATCGGCGACCTGCCGCTCGAGGTGCAGGTGAAGTTGCTGCGAGCCGTCCAGCAGGGCGAGATCGAAACGGTCGGTGCCCGCCAGCCGCAGAAGGTCGACGTGCGGTTGATCTCCGCCACCAACAAGGACCTGATCAACGAGGTGCGCGAAGGGAGGTTCCGCGAAGACCTCTATTACCGGCTCAATGTTTTCCCGATCACGATTCCGGCTCTGCGCCGGCGCAAGGAGGACATCCCCGTGCTGGTGCGTGCGTTCGTCGAGCGCTTCGCCGCCGAACAGAGACTCAATCAACGCCTGACTGCTTCGAGCGGTGCGATGGCGCTTCTGACCGCCTATGATTGGCCGGGCAATATCCGCCAACTGGAAAACGCGATCTTCCGCGCCGTGGTGCTTGCCGAGGGCAACGAGCTTACGGTCAAGGACTTTCCGCAGATCGCCACGCAAATACCGGGTTATGTCGTTGCCGACCGGGGCGGTCTCTCCTGGGGGGAGGCGGGGCCGGAGCGGCGGCCGAAGGGCGACGCGCTTGCGGACTTTCGGGCCGAGATCGCCACTTCCCAAAAAGCGGAGCGGACATTAGAGGGGCGATTCGAGAATGCGATCGCCAGCGTTGACGAGGGCGGCGACGTGCGCAAACTCGCTGAAGTCGAGGAGGAACTGATCCGTTTTGCCCTGAAGTTCTATCGCGGCCAGATGAGCCAGGTGGCGCGCAAACTCGGCATCGGGCGCTCGACGCTCTATCGCAAGCTCAAGGATTACGGCATCGATCCCGATAATCCTCTGCGCGAAGCCGCATAA
- a CDS encoding M3 family oligoendopeptidase translates to MTFASLLSAGSGRSRVRAQAGQAAGGGAELGDLPSWRLEDLYVSANSEEFRADLAKAEADAIAFETKWKGKLAEAARKTGDEGIGAAVKELETLEELMGRIASFAGLTYFSDTSKPANGKLYGDVQSKLTDISAHLLFFSLELNRVEDAAIDAALETDSLAAHYKPWILDLRKDKPYQLDDRLEQLFLEKSMTGAAAFNRLFDETVASLTFTVDGEALPLEMTLNLLQDPSPEQRRKAAMALAETFKANIRTFALITNTLAKDKEIADRWRGFQDIADSRHLANRVEREVVDALAAAVKDAYPRLSHRYYAMKAKWLGMEQMEFWDRNAPLPEAPNAVIPWDTAKETVLSAYHGFAPEMAAIARRFFDEHWIDAPVRPGKAPGAFAHPTVPSAHPYVLVNYMGKPRDVMTLAHELGHGVHQVLAGAQGALMASTPLTLAETASVFGEMLTFRALLDRTRDKRERKAMLAQKVEDMINTVVRQIAFYDFERKVHTTRKKGELTADDLGELWLSVQGESLGPAIRLSEGYETYWAYIPHFIHSPFYVYAYAFGDCLVNSLYAVYQNAESGFQEKYFDMLKAGGTKHHSELLAPFGLDATDPSFWAQGLSMIEGLIDELEALDRA, encoded by the coding sequence ATGACATTCGCCTCGCTCCTTTCCGCCGGCTCCGGCCGATCCCGAGTGCGCGCGCAAGCCGGGCAGGCGGCGGGCGGAGGCGCCGAACTCGGCGACCTGCCGAGCTGGCGGCTCGAGGACCTCTATGTTTCCGCGAATTCCGAGGAATTCCGTGCCGACCTCGCAAAGGCGGAAGCCGATGCGATCGCCTTCGAGACCAAATGGAAGGGCAAGCTCGCGGAAGCCGCCCGAAAGACCGGGGACGAGGGCATCGGCGCGGCGGTAAAGGAACTGGAAACGCTCGAGGAGTTGATGGGCCGCATCGCCTCCTTCGCGGGGCTGACCTATTTCTCCGACACGTCCAAACCGGCAAACGGCAAACTCTATGGCGACGTGCAGTCGAAGCTGACCGACATCTCGGCACATCTCCTGTTCTTTTCGCTGGAGCTCAACCGCGTCGAGGATGCCGCGATCGACGCCGCTCTCGAAACCGACAGCCTCGCTGCGCACTACAAGCCCTGGATCCTCGACCTGCGCAAGGACAAGCCCTACCAGCTCGACGACCGGCTGGAGCAGCTCTTCCTCGAGAAATCGATGACCGGCGCCGCTGCCTTCAACCGGCTATTCGACGAGACCGTCGCTTCCCTCACCTTCACAGTCGACGGCGAGGCCCTGCCGCTCGAAATGACCCTGAACCTCCTGCAGGATCCATCTCCGGAGCAGCGCAGGAAAGCAGCCATGGCGCTTGCCGAAACCTTCAAGGCAAACATCCGCACCTTTGCGCTGATCACCAACACGCTCGCCAAGGACAAGGAAATCGCGGACCGCTGGCGCGGTTTCCAGGACATCGCCGACAGTCGCCACCTCGCCAACCGCGTCGAGCGCGAGGTGGTGGACGCACTTGCGGCAGCGGTTAAGGACGCCTATCCGCGTCTTTCCCATCGCTATTATGCGATGAAGGCCAAATGGCTTGGCATGGAACAGATGGAGTTCTGGGACCGCAACGCCCCCCTCCCCGAAGCGCCGAACGCGGTAATTCCCTGGGACACCGCCAAGGAAACGGTGCTTTCCGCTTATCATGGCTTCGCACCGGAGATGGCGGCGATCGCCCGGCGGTTCTTCGACGAGCATTGGATCGATGCGCCGGTGCGACCCGGAAAGGCGCCGGGCGCCTTTGCCCATCCGACGGTTCCCTCCGCGCATCCTTACGTTCTCGTCAACTACATGGGCAAGCCGCGGGACGTAATGACGCTCGCTCACGAGCTTGGCCATGGCGTGCACCAAGTGCTGGCCGGCGCTCAAGGGGCGTTGATGGCCTCGACGCCGCTGACGCTTGCCGAGACTGCCTCCGTCTTCGGCGAGATGCTGACCTTCCGCGCGCTGCTCGACCGGACCAGGGACAAGCGCGAGCGCAAGGCCATGCTGGCGCAGAAGGTCGAGGACATGATCAACACGGTCGTGCGGCAGATCGCTTTTTATGACTTCGAGCGCAAGGTCCACACGACCCGCAAGAAAGGCGAACTGACCGCCGACGATCTGGGCGAACTCTGGCTGTCGGTGCAGGGCGAAAGCCTCGGTCCGGCGATCCGGCTGTCAGAGGGATATGAGACCTATTGGGCCTATATCCCCCACTTCATCCATTCGCCTTTCTATGTCTATGCCTACGCCTTCGGCGATTGCCTGGTGAACTCGCTCTATGCCGTCTACCAGAACGCCGAGAGCGGCTTTCAGGAGAAGTATTTCGACATGCTGAAGGCCGGAGGAACCAAGCATCACTCCGAGTTGCTGGCGCCATTCGGGCTCGATGCCACCGATCCGTCGTTCTGGGCACAGGGCCTGTCGATGATTGAAGGGCTGATCGACGAACTGGAGGCGCTTGATAGGGCGTGA
- a CDS encoding aminodeoxychorismate synthase component I, with the protein MIEHAPFVLFRDDSENLTTVFAEPSRVITARTRAEFQRGLAELDAAHHAGKWLAGYMAYEAGHLFEEKLALFAEENRETPLMSFGVFDAPAEDHPLATPLRRTENEPFLAEPRAGWNLPAYRQRFERLHQHLRRGDCYQANLTMPVFARWSGDPLAAFWSLIERQPVKYGAFVALDGPLLLSRSPELFFRVDDDGWIETHPMKGTAPRGSNPAEDAAIIQAMRDDEKSQAENRMIVDLLRNDISRVTEVGSLDVPRLFDIETYPTVHQMVSHVRAKLLPGIGISDIFAALFPCGSVTGAPKMRAMEILHALEAGPRDAYCGAIGFVAPSGIMRFNVAIRTISVFPDGRAIFNVGGGIVFDSKAEAEYDECLLKARFAVGDAEIAQ; encoded by the coding sequence ATGATCGAACACGCGCCCTTTGTCCTATTCCGGGATGACAGCGAAAACCTGACGACCGTCTTCGCCGAGCCGTCGCGCGTGATCACCGCGCGCACGCGGGCGGAGTTTCAGCGCGGCCTTGCCGAGCTCGATGCCGCCCACCACGCCGGGAAGTGGCTTGCCGGCTACATGGCCTATGAGGCGGGTCACCTCTTCGAGGAAAAGCTTGCGCTGTTTGCCGAGGAGAACCGCGAGACGCCGCTGATGTCCTTCGGCGTCTTCGACGCGCCGGCGGAAGACCATCCGCTCGCCACGCCGCTTCGGCGCACGGAGAACGAGCCGTTTCTCGCCGAGCCGCGTGCCGGTTGGAACCTGCCGGCCTACCGGCAGCGCTTCGAACGGCTGCACCAGCATCTGCGCCGGGGCGATTGCTACCAAGCGAACCTGACGATGCCGGTCTTCGCGCGCTGGTCCGGCGACCCGCTCGCCGCCTTCTGGTCGCTGATCGAGCGCCAGCCGGTGAAGTACGGCGCGTTTGTGGCGCTCGATGGGCCGCTGCTCTTGTCGCGCTCGCCCGAATTGTTCTTTCGTGTCGATGACGACGGCTGGATCGAGACGCATCCGATGAAAGGAACGGCGCCGCGCGGGTCTAACCCCGCTGAGGACGCAGCCATCATCCAGGCGATGCGGGACGACGAGAAGAGCCAGGCCGAGAACCGCATGATCGTCGACCTCCTGCGCAACGACATTTCCCGCGTCACCGAGGTCGGCTCGCTCGACGTGCCGAGACTTTTCGACATCGAGACCTACCCGACGGTTCACCAGATGGTGAGCCATGTGCGGGCGAAGCTTCTGCCCGGCATCGGCATCTCCGACATTTTCGCCGCGCTCTTCCCCTGCGGCTCCGTCACCGGCGCGCCGAAGATGCGGGCGATGGAGATCCTTCATGCGCTGGAGGCCGGTCCCCGCGACGCCTATTGCGGCGCCATCGGCTTCGTCGCACCGAGCGGCATCATGCGCTTCAATGTAGCGATCCGCACCATCTCGGTCTTTCCCGACGGCCGGGCAATCTTCAATGTCGGCGGCGGCATCGTCTTCGATTCCAAGGCCGAGGCGGAATATGACGAATGCCTGCTGAAGGCGCGCTTCGCCGTCGGCGATGCCGAGATCGCGCAATGA
- a CDS encoding aminotransferase class IV family protein encodes MTDFSLIETLRYDPAAGLARLRLHLARLTRSARRLGFAGAATAGERLDEAVRGADRPLRVRLTLSRDGTVAITTAPFTPLADDTRWRARIASTRLDSSDWLLRMKTTRREVYEAARGEFSPEEADEVILLNEKGEVCEGTITSVFLDDGSGVLKTPPIACGLLAGVLRTDLICERRARTARLQPADLQHGRLLLGNSLRGLIRAELVV; translated from the coding sequence ATGACGGATTTCTCGCTGATCGAGACGCTGCGCTACGACCCGGCAGCGGGATTGGCTCGCCTCCGGCTGCATCTGGCACGCTTGACGCGTTCCGCCCGGCGGCTGGGATTTGCCGGCGCGGCCACCGCCGGGGAGCGCCTGGACGAGGCCGTGCGGGGCGCCGACCGGCCGCTCCGCGTCCGCCTCACGCTCAGCCGCGACGGCACCGTCGCGATTACGACCGCCCCCTTCACGCCGCTTGCCGACGATACGAGATGGCGGGCACGGATCGCGTCCACGCGGCTCGATTCCAGCGACTGGCTCCTGCGGATGAAGACGACGCGGCGCGAGGTTTATGAGGCGGCGCGCGGCGAATTTTCCCCGGAAGAGGCAGACGAGGTCATCCTTCTCAACGAGAAGGGCGAGGTCTGCGAGGGCACAATCACCTCGGTTTTCCTCGATGACGGCAGCGGCGTGCTGAAGACGCCGCCGATCGCCTGCGGCCTTCTCGCCGGTGTGCTTCGCACCGACCTCATCTGTGAGCGCCGTGCGCGCACCGCGCGCCTGCAACCGGCCGATCTTCAGCACGGCCGCCTCTTGCTCGGAAACTCGCTAAGAGGTCTGATCCGGGCGGAACTCGTGGTCTGA